Sequence from the Gloeocapsopsis dulcis genome:
TACATTCCTGCACCGCAGTGGTGTCAGGTCATTGATAATATTTTACGGAACGTACAACAAGCAGAGGAATTACTGTGTATCGTTCGCCATGAACGAATTCCCAATCGTTTACTACAACTTTTAGCTTGGTTAGCTGGCAAGTTTGGGCGTAGTGTTGACCAAGGACAGTTAATCGATTTGCGGCTGACGCATCAAGAAATTGCCGAAGTTATTGGCACAACACGGGTGACTGTAACACGGATGCTCGCTCGTTTTGAGGAGGAAGGTATTATTTATCGTCCTCGACGTCATTTTATTTTGTTACGTCGGGTTTAGAGTCTTCCGACTGAGGTTGTTTGTCTAACAGTAAATTCATTCGCGAATCGCATGCCATAAGCTTATTTCTGTGAAATAATGATTATCATTTTCATAAACGATCTTTATGTCCTCACTAATTGTTCCAACCAACGAAATTTCCTTGACAACTGATGCACTACTTATGCGCCCGCGCCGCTTGCGCCGGACACCTGCATTACGGCGGATGGTAAGTGAAACACAATTGAGTGTAAATGATTTGATTTATCCTCTGTTTGTGATGGAGGAGGAAGGTAAAATCGAAGTATCTTCGATGCCAGGATGCTACCGCTATTCGCTGGAGTTATTGCTAGAAGAAGTTGCACAAGTGTATCAGTTGGGGATAAATGCGATCGCACTTTTTCCAGTCATTTCTGAAAAGAAGAAAGATGATACAGGTAGTGAAAGTTATAATCCAGAAGGCTTGGTACAGCAAACCGTCAAAGCAATTAAACAAGCTGTTCCAGAAATTGTTGTCATTACCGATGTTGCACTCGATCCCTTTACAACGCACGGACATGATGGATTAGTTGATGAAAATGGCACGATTCTAAATGATCCTACTGTAGAAGTTTTAGTGAAAATGGCACTAGCGCAAGCCGCAGCGGGTGCAGATATGGTTGCACCTTCAGATATGATGGATGGGCGTATAGGTGCAATTCGTAAAGCTTTAGACGCTCAAGGTTATATTAATGTCGGAATTCTGGCGTATTCTGCTAAGTATGCATCAGCTTATTATGGTCCATTTCGCGATGCGTTAGACTCTGCACCTCAATTCGGAGACAAGAAAACCTATCAAATGGATACAGCTAATGTAAGAGAAGCTTTGAAGGAAGTTTTTCTCGATGTTGCGGAAGCTGCAGATATAGTAATGGTGAAACCTGCTCTAGCTTATCTTGATATTATCCATCAAGTACGCCATGCAACTCATTTACCTGTTGCAGCATACAACGTTAGTGGCGAGTATGCGATGATTAAAGCAGCTGCACAACAAGGTTGGATTGATGAGAAGCAAGTCATTTTAGAAACTTTGACGAGTATGAAACGGGCGGGTGCAGATTTGATTTTGACGTATTTTGCTAAGGAAGTTGCGTTGATTTTAGCTTCTTGAAAAGGTCGCAAAGCATTGTCACTCAATACAAATGGTAGAGGCTGATGACTACTACAGCAAAAGAAGCTACAGATAAGATTTCTGGTGTTTCGGAAACTTTGATGATTACGCTGTATGCACGGTATGTGGAATCGCAGCGCCAGGATGCAATTCTTAGGGATAATAAAGCAACAGAAATTGTTGAGAAGATTGATTATGATTTTTCAAAGTATGCTCAAGGATGGGCATCGCAGCTTGGATGTGTGATTCGTGCAGAGGTTTACGATCGCCTAGTTTTGCAATTTATTCAAAATCATCCCAAAGCAACTATTATTAATTTAGGGGCAGGGCTTTGTACTCGTTTTTTTCGCGTTGATAATGGAGAAATAACTTGGTATGAGGTCGATTTTCCTGAAGTTATTGACCTGAAACGTAAGTTGATAGATGAAGGCAATCGCTACCGTTTTATTGCTAGCTCTATCTTAGAAACTACTTGGATCGAGGAGATTCAACGCGTAGCACCAGTATTAATTATGATGGAAGGAGTATCAATGTATCTTACAGAAGTAGAGATGAAAACTCTATTTCAAAGTATTGTTCGTCACCTTGCACCTGTAATAATATTGATGGATGTCATTGCTACTAAAAGAGCAAAGAATACAAAGAAACATGACACTGTTTCTAAAACTACTGCAGAATTTAAGTGGGGATTGGATAACTCCAAAAAATTAGAAAGTTGGGGACAGGGAATTAAAGTTACTGATGAGATTTACTATTTGACTCGTTTTGCTAATTACCCAGATCGCTTACCTTGGTGGGGTAGATATTTGCGGTTTATTCTTTCTGCTATGTTTAAAAACTTTGGTCGAGTGATTCAAGTGGAAATTAGTAAATAAAATGACGAACCACAGAGACACAGAAGAAAGAAGGTTAGTTTCGTTCATATACAATTCAAGAGTGTTGTAGAATATCTGTAAGTACTTATCTTTAGTGGATAGTAATAATTATGATCCTCAAGTTAGAATTACAGGATCTTGGATTGGAAATTAAGGCGATCGCATCTCCTCCTGAACCTGATGCTGAACCAATTCCGTCACCTGAACCAGGTACTGAACCCGATCCAGAACCATCACCAGAAGAAGATCCTGATTTAGAACCTGTACCTGCTCCATCGTAACTTGATATTGAGGCACAAGCACTAGGAAAATTGAGAGATAGTCTATCAGTAACTCAAGCTTATTTTTTAGTAGCAAATAGTTGAAATGATGTTTGTGGGGAAAGCATTACAAAAAAAATAGTGACGCGAATTAATAACCTAAGTTAGGTTGTTTTTGAGTGCAGCAAGGTAAAAATTAGAAAAGATAAAATATCAACAATCTCCCTATTTCTTCAGGTAGACGTCAGTTTGGATGAGGCTGCTCTACTGTTTGATCAGCGTTTTTGGTTGCATATGTCTTCTACGTACAACACTCATCGCCGTAAAGAAATTCTTCGGGGTGTTCTTGCCGTATCTTTAATTATTGTCGGTATTACGCATTTTATCCGACCAGAACAATATGCGCGTATTGTACCGCCACCGTTTCCACCCGTTGCTTCAGTTTATTTGAGTGGTGTACTTGAGATTCTTGGTGCTATCGGCTTATTGATTCCTACAGTAAGCGTAACAGCAGCATGGTTTTTGATTGCTTTATTTATCGGGGTGTTTCCGGCGAATATCTACATGACTTTACACAATATTAAAGTTGAGGGAATTCCTCATAGTCAATTGCTTTATTTAGCAAGGCTACCGTTGCAAGCTGTATTAATTGCCTGGGCATATTGGTATACTCGAAATCCAGAGACACAATTAGAAACGACAGACGGCTAATTTGAACAAACACGATGCTCCTAGATTTTTTTAACTGTAGTACTTACACGATGTAATAATGATAATCTTTATTGTTAGTTATTATGACTTCTACCGCAGCACCTTTACCAAATTCACTTGCGCGTGTTGTACAGCGCTTTCAACGACTTTCTAACCCAAAGCAACGATATGAGCAGTTGGTTTGGTATGCTAAACGGCTAAAGGAATTTCCAGAAGGCGACAAAGTGCCAGAAAATAAAGTTCCAGGTTGTGTTTCACAGGTGTATATTACTGCGGGGCTAGATCAAGGAAAAGTTTGGTATCAAGGCGATTCGGATTCAGCACTAGTGAAAGGATTAGTTGCTCTATTGGTTGAAGGTTTGAGTGGATTGTCACCCGAAGAGATTTTGCAAGTGTCTCCAGAGTTTATTAAGGATACCGGATTAAATGCGAGTCTGACACCTTCGCGCAGTAATGGTTTCTACAATATCTTTCAAAAAATGAAGGAAAAGGCTTTGCAGTTTTTGAGCAAGTAAACTTTAGATGTAAATAGAAGAGGGTCTAGCAGTGCTAAACCCCTCCTCTACCTCCACTGAGAACATCATTGCCCCCTCTACCCAAGAGCAAGTCATTGCCTGCAAAACCCAATAATGTATCGGCATATTGAGTTCCTAGGAGTGTATCGTTACCCGAAGTACCTTTAATAATTGCCATAAATTTGTTGCCTGTGATATTGAATCAAAAGACAGGTTAAGCATTGAAAATTTTTGACAACAAAGTCTTACTATTTCCCCACATGATGTCAGGAAATAACAAAAACTATGAAGTTGAGTTAAGACAATTTTTTCCTCAATGCTGATACTTTGAGATTAATTTAAGAGGGAATGTCCAAGCATAAATTTTTTATGAAGCGAAAAGAAAAATATCGCTTAAATTAAAGTTTTGGTAAAATCTAGGTAAGTGTATTTTGTATAAAAAATGAAGACGGCAATATACACTTACAAGTAATATTGCACATCTTCTTACAAGAAACTGAAATTTAATTAACGATTTTGTTGGGTCGCAACTGGGTTTGGTTCGGGAATTGTGATGTCGATTGGTGTAACTTCTGATGCTAGTGCCGTTAATGGCGGTTGAATCGTACTGGCGTTACCGACTACCAAAGTGACTAAGTTTTCGGGCTTGAGGTGAGTTTGTGCGACACGTTGGATATCTTCAGCACTAGTCGCTTCGACAGCTTGACGATAGCGGAAGAGAAAATCTGCGGGGTAGCCGTAGTATTCGTAGCGCAAGAGTCGCGTTAGGGTTTGTGCCGGATCTTCAAAGTTAAAGACAAAAGAATTGAGAACTGAATCTTTAGCTAAAGCAAGTTCTTCCGGTGTTACTAATTCCGTTTTGAGACGTTCGATTTCTGTGCGCATTGCTTGAATAAAAGACACTGTGGCATCAGATCGAGTTTGTCCGCCAGCAACGAATAAACCAGGGTAGTCATAGCGGGGACTCCATGCACCGTACACCGAGTAAGCCAAACCTTGACGCGATCGCACATTATTAAACAACCGTCCTCCAAAGCCATTTAATACTCCATTCAAGACATCTAATGCAGCATAATCAGGGCTATTAA
This genomic interval carries:
- a CDS encoding Crp/Fnr family transcriptional regulator, with the translated sequence MAFVTHIPTSPASCSQYTFSRGDTIPLQPNVLLRIERGAVRSLTWSEEGTTVTLGYWGAGDVVGQPLSKIQPYQIECLTSVEATYIPAPQWCQVIDNILRNVQQAEELLCIVRHERIPNRLLQLLAWLAGKFGRSVDQGQLIDLRLTHQEIAEVIGTTRVTVTRMLARFEEEGIIYRPRRHFILLRRV
- the hemB gene encoding porphobilinogen synthase produces the protein MSSLIVPTNEISLTTDALLMRPRRLRRTPALRRMVSETQLSVNDLIYPLFVMEEEGKIEVSSMPGCYRYSLELLLEEVAQVYQLGINAIALFPVISEKKKDDTGSESYNPEGLVQQTVKAIKQAVPEIVVITDVALDPFTTHGHDGLVDENGTILNDPTVEVLVKMALAQAAAGADMVAPSDMMDGRIGAIRKALDAQGYINVGILAYSAKYASAYYGPFRDALDSAPQFGDKKTYQMDTANVREALKEVFLDVAEAADIVMVKPALAYLDIIHQVRHATHLPVAAYNVSGEYAMIKAAAQQGWIDEKQVILETLTSMKRAGADLILTYFAKEVALILAS
- a CDS encoding class I SAM-dependent methyltransferase, which translates into the protein MTTTAKEATDKISGVSETLMITLYARYVESQRQDAILRDNKATEIVEKIDYDFSKYAQGWASQLGCVIRAEVYDRLVLQFIQNHPKATIINLGAGLCTRFFRVDNGEITWYEVDFPEVIDLKRKLIDEGNRYRFIASSILETTWIEEIQRVAPVLIMMEGVSMYLTEVEMKTLFQSIVRHLAPVIILMDVIATKRAKNTKKHDTVSKTTAEFKWGLDNSKKLESWGQGIKVTDEIYYLTRFANYPDRLPWWGRYLRFILSAMFKNFGRVIQVEISK
- a CDS encoding DoxX family protein — protein: MSSTYNTHRRKEILRGVLAVSLIIVGITHFIRPEQYARIVPPPFPPVASVYLSGVLEILGAIGLLIPTVSVTAAWFLIALFIGVFPANIYMTLHNIKVEGIPHSQLLYLARLPLQAVLIAWAYWYTRNPETQLETTDG
- a CDS encoding SufE family protein encodes the protein MTSTAAPLPNSLARVVQRFQRLSNPKQRYEQLVWYAKRLKEFPEGDKVPENKVPGCVSQVYITAGLDQGKVWYQGDSDSALVKGLVALLVEGLSGLSPEEILQVSPEFIKDTGLNASLTPSRSNGFYNIFQKMKEKALQFLSK